A stretch of DNA from Paenibacillus sp. FSL W8-0186:
GGTAGAAATAAATTTTTGTATATCCTGATCTTCATTAAAAGCATTTACGAGAGCTCTGATTTCCTGTTCAACTTCCAGCGTACGCCCTTCCTGTGCAGCAATTTCATACAGGGCTTTGGCGTATCTGCCCGCTACAACAGCTTCACGGCTCATGATTTGCTACCTACCTCTTTAAGATATTGGTTAACAAGCTTCTCTTGTTCTTCCGGATTGTTCTCGACCTCACGCTCGATCAGCTTAGAGGCAATGTTGACGGAGAAAGTACCAATCTCGCCGCGCAAGGATTCGACGGCCTTGTTTCTCTCGTTCTCGATATCGCGGATTGCTTCGTTCTTCATGCGAGTAGTGTCCTGCTTCGCCTGCTCCAGCAAATCACGCGCTTGCTTACTGCTGCTTTGCTTCGCTTGCTCGATAATTTCATAGGCTTCTTGACGAGCCTGATTAAGAGCAGCCTTCTGCTCCTCGACATATACATTTGCCTGCTCTTTCGTTTGCTTTGCTTCTTCCAGTTGCCCGAGCACCAACTCGCGGCGCTGCTCCATTACCGCAAACAGTTTGCTGAAAGCATACTTGCTAAGCAACCAGTACAGAATTCCAAACGCAATTATGGTAATGACGATATTCTCCCAAAGGACAGTCACCGAAGTCACTCCTTTCCGTTAATAATAGTTTCTGAATTCTATGCTCTTAAAACGAAGGCGCGGATGGCATAGGCCCTCCCCGCCAAACCGAAACTATTATTAAGAGAACATGATCAAGAATGCAATAACTGTAGCCGCAAGAGGTACAACCTCGACGATACCAACACCGATGAACATCGTTGTTTGGAGCGGACCGCGTGCCTCTGGCTGACGAGCGATGGATTCCACCGTTCTACTAACGATCATACCGTTACCAAGACCTGCGCCAAGTGCGCCCAAACCAACTGCGATAGCTGCTGCCAAAAATTCCATTGTAAATATCCTCCTTAAACTATTCTCATTGTGAATTTTTTAATATAATAGATCTCTTCCGGGTCGAGCCGGATACGGCTCGTGCCTTCCGAGTTTATTAATGATCTTCTTCGTGAATCGTTGTCTGTGCAATGTATACCATCGTAAGGATCGTAAATATGAAGGCTTGAAGCGCGCCGACAAATATACTGAAACCTTGCCATACGGCCAGGAATGGAATACCTAGGAATCCCATCTTCAGAATGACCGTGATCAGAACCTCGCCCGCAAAAATGTTTGCGAACAAACGAATCGCAAGTGCGACCGGCTTTGCCAGGTTCTCAATGATATTGAGCGGCAAGAAGAACGGATACGGCTCGATGTAATGCTTCAGATAATGTTTGCGGTTTAACTTAAGACCAAGGTAGTTCATCAGAATGAATACGATAATCGCAAGCCCGGCCGTCACCGATACGTCCGCCGTAGGCGATTTCCACCAAAGCAGCTCGACATGGTTCCCATCGCTAAGACCTCTTGTCGCTTCAATAATGAAGCCCAGGAAAGTCTCTTCTTTGTGAGTCTCTGTAATAATACTGAAAGGCAATCCAAGCAGGTTGGATACGAAAATGAACAGAATGAGCGTAAGCCCCAGGGATATGTAAGGCTTACCCTTCTTCAAATCCATCGCGCTTCCGACAATCCCCTGGACAAATTCGACAACCCATTCCATAAAATTTTGCATTTTGGAAGGGTTTTCGACGGAAAGATTGCTAACAGCCAGTCTGCATAATACAAACACAATTAGCGAACTGACCAGCAGCATGAAAATTGCCGAAAGATCGAGGTTGAATCCCCCAAGATTAATCACCGGTGCTGAATGCATGTGTTAATGTTCACCCCTTTCCCGATTAAGCTGTTAAGATTTGTTTCGGAGCCCGATCACAATGCTCGCCGGGATGGTCAGTAGCTGCGGCACAAACAGTCCGATAATGGCGGATATCAGCGATATCTGCTCGAACTTTGCCGCAACCATGACTGTAATGAATACCAGACAAATTCTAGTAATGAAACCAAAATTGAATTTGCGCTGCTCCTGGCTGACTGCAAGCTCGGCCAGCTGCCGCACCTTGATGGATAAATACCGGACGTACAGCAATCCGACGGCTAATCCCAGAAACAACCCGGCTAAAAACGGCCGATATTCCGGAGCAAAAGCCCAGCCAAAAAGAACTGCGGACAATAACAGGAACGTTAACCGGGATACCGCTGTAACAATGGAACCCAAATCATCCATTTTGCGCCCCCAAAAACTTTTTGATAAGTACGAATATGTTGACGATTCCTGACAAGAGGCCGATTATAGCTCCAATGGCAACCCAATAATTCGGACCGCCAAACCGCTCCACCAGCCATCTTGCACCCAAAAAGCCGATCACAATATACATAGCCAGCAAAAAGCCCGCTCCACCGATGGCAGCGACAGCAATCCAAGGATTACCATTATTATCAGGAATTTCATATCGAACAATCCCAACTTATTTTACTGAATGTGTCTACTTTTTGTCAACGAATGCATTCAAAACCGTACAGTATAACTGTATGCTATCTCGTTCAAAAACACAATTATTGATCATTCGAATTTGTGAACTTTCTGTGAAAATCCTCTGGACGATGATCAATTGCACCGAAATGGTGATATATCGCATTGACAATTCTTTCGGATGCCTTTCCATCTCCGTAAGGATTTGCCGCACGGCTCATAGATTCATACAGCGAACCGTTCGTCAACAACGCCTTGATCCGTTCATAAACCATCTCCTCATCCGTACCGACAAGTTCAAGCGTTCCTGCCTCAATCCCTTCCGGGCGCTCCGTCGTATCGCGGAGCACAAGCACTGGGACGCCAAAGGAAGGAGCCTCCTCCTGCATGCCGCCGGAATCCGTCACGATCAGATGAGTATGCGGATAAATGTTGTGGAAATCCACAACGTCAAGAGGTTCGATCAGCTTGATGCGCGGATGGCCTCCCAATGTGGCATGTGCCGGCTCTCTAACCGGAGGGCTAGGATGCACCGGATAAACGATGGCGACATCCTCGAACTCGTCAGCAATGCGCTTTACAGCACGAAAAATGTTCATATGCGGCTCGCCTTGCGATTCCCGGCGGTGAGCCGTCATCAGAATCAGCCGTTTTCCGGCAGCGAAGTCCAGCGCTGAGTTCCAGTAATTAGGCTGTACTGTATATTGAAACACATCAGTTATTGTGTTGCCTGTGATATATATACTTGACTCCGGCTTATTTTCCTTGCGCAAATTGTTGGCTGACCACTCGGTCGGGGCAAAATGCAGATCCGCCAGAACCCCCGTTAATTGGCGGTTCATCTCCTCGGGATATGGCGACCATTTATTCCAAGTGCGCAGTCCAGCCTCGACATGCCCGATTTTTATACCCTGCAGAAAAGCCGCATAGCTCGCCAAAAAAGTAGTCAGGGTATCCCCATGGACAAGCACGATATCCGGCTTCGCTTCACGCAGAACGCTCTCGAGGCCGCCCAGAACCCGTATCGTGATTTCATTCAGGGTCTGGTTCGGCTTCATGACATCCAGGTCATAGTCCGGAACGATTTTGAACACCTCGAGCACCTGGTCCAGCATCTCGCGATGCTGTGCCGTAACGCAGACCACCGATTCGATATGGTCCTGATGCTTCTGCAGCTCAAGAATTAACGGGGCCATCTTGATCGCTTCAGGCCTGACGCCAAAAATTGTCATTACCTTGATTTTAGACATGATTATTCCTTTCCTTAATTAATATCGCATAGCATGCGGGTACTTTATTTTGTTCCATAGAGCCGGTCGCCCGCATCTCCCAATCCTGGAACGATGTAGCCCTGCTCATCCAGACGCTCATCCAGCGCAGCAACATAAATATCCACGTCAGGGTGAGCTTCCTGAACGGCTTGTACACCTTCGGGCGCCGCAATCAGGTTCATCATTTTAATTTGCGTACAGCCGCGTTTCTTCAGCACATCGATCGCTGCGATCGCCGATCCGCCCGTAGCCAGCATCGGGTCGATCACGATAAGCTCGCGCTCCTGAACATCCGTCGGCAGCTTCACATAATATTCGACAGGCTGCAGGGTCTGCGGATCGCGGAACAGTCCCACATGGCCTACCTTGGCTGCAGGAAGCAGCTTCAGCACGCCATCCAGCATGCCCAAGCCTGCGCGAAGAATCGGAATCAATCCGAGCATCCGGCCAGAAATCACCTTCGCCTCGGCTTCGCAGACAGGCGTCTGCACTTTGATGGATTCCAACGGAACTTCTCTTGTAATTTCATAGGCCATCAGCGTAGCCACTTCATCCACTAATTCACGGAAATCCTTCGTGTTCGTTTGCATGTCTCGAATAAAAGTCAGTTTGTGTTGAATCAAAGGGTGATCACATACCACCAATTTTCCCATATTTGTCCCTCCGGTTTATAGCTGAGTCTTCTCAAGTTGACGATCCTTTACATCCAATGATGCACAAATCCTGTTTATTATATCACTGTCTTTTTCCGATTGCTACGAACTGTATCAACCTGACTTCCGCCTTGCATCTAATGGCCTAATGAAAATAATTAACCAGCTTATTTCTATGAAGACAGTCCCTCATTAAATCTATAAAAAAGGCGTCCCTTACCTTCAGGTATCGGGACGCCACTCGTCATGCAAGCTTTGGCTTGCGGCTTCTTGAGCCTCAATTATTCGTAACGCAGCTCAGGGTACAGCGGGAATTGATCCGTTAACGCGCTAACCTCTTTGCGGGCTTGATCCAAAACAGACTCGTCCTTGGAATTTTTAAGAACGTTGGCAATAATTTGTCCGATTGTTTTCATCGCCGCTTCATCCATGCCGCGGGAGGTAGCCGCAGGCGTACCGATGCGGATTCCGCTGGTGACGAACGGGCTGGTAGGATCAAAAGGAATAGCATTTTTGTTCACGGTAATGCCGATTGAATCAAGCACATGTTCCGCGTCCTTGCCCGTGGTTCAGGTTGCGGGTATCGATTAGCATCAGATGGTTGTCCGTACCGCCTGACACCAGATTGAGTCCTTCGCCAACCAGCGTTTCAGCCAATGCTTTCGCATTCTTGACGACGTTCTCTGCATAAGTCTTGAACGATGGCTGCAGAGCCTCACCCAAGGCTACCGCTTTAGAAGCAATAACATGCATAAGCGGGCCGCCTTGTGTGCCCGGGAATACTGCTTTATCGATCGCCGCTGCCCAAGGCTTGCGGCAGAGGATCATGCCGCCGCGCGGACCGCGAAGCGTCTTGTGCGTCGTTGTCGTCACAAAATGCGCATGAGGAACCGGATTCGGATGAAGACCAGCTGCTACCAGGCCCGCGATATGAGCCATGTCTACCATAAAGAGCGCGCCAACATCATTGGCAATGGAAGCCAGTTTCTCGAAGTCAATAATGCGCGGATAAGCGCTGGCTCCAGCTACGATCAGACGAGGGCGGTGTTTGAAAGCCGCTTTGCGCACTTCATCATAATCGATAAGGAACGTATCTTCCTGTACGCCGTAAGCTACAAAGTTATAAAGCAGACCGGAGGCATTAACCGGGCTTCCGTGCGTCAAGTGTCCGCCATGGGCCAGGTTCATGCCCAAGACCGTATCCCCAGGGTTGAGCGCAGCCAGATATACCGCAAGGTTCGCTTGCGCACCGGAGTGAGGCTGAACGTTGGCATGCTCTGCTCCAAACAATTCCTTGGCGCGGTCACGGGCGATGTCCTCTACGATATCCACGTGTTCGCAGCCGCCATAATAGCGTTTGCCTGGATATCCTTCCGCGTATTTGTTCGTCAGCACGGAACCCATAGCTTCGATAACCGCTTCGCTGACAATGTTCTCGGAAGCAATCAGTTCGATGTTGTTCCGTTGGCGCTTAAGCTCCAGATTCATCGCTTCCAGTACTGCAGGGTCTTGTTTTTTCAATTGATCCATTGTCCAAAATCCTCCTTATATTAAAAAATAATAAATTTGTGATGACACTCCAAACATCAGTCGCACAGATGCGAATCCTGCACCTCCGGCAGCTGATAGACCGCCCGTTCCCCGCCGATCAGTTTCGGCCGCGTCCAGGCTGCGGTCACCCTAGCCTCCCCGATATACCGCCTCGCTGGGCGATAAGGAACAGCTACGCGTTTTAGATGCATGCCGATCAGCGTCTCGCCGACATCCAGGCCGGCATGAGCCTGAACGCTTTCTGCCAGGCAGGGCTGCTTCAGCTGGCGGTATGCCGCAGCTGCCATTGAACCGCCTGCCTTCGGCACAGGCACAGCCGCAACTTCAGTTAAACCCAGCCGCTCCAGCACAGAACGCTCCATGACCAGTGCCCGGTTCAAATGCTCACAGCATTGAAAGGCTATCTCAAAGCCATGCTTGCTCTGCACTTCGGCAAATCCGGCATACAATTCAGCGGCTATATTCTCTGCGCCAGCCGTACCGATCCGTTGCCCTGCCACCTCGCTTGTACTAGCTCCGATGACGACCAGATGCCCGGATCCGAGGGAAGCTGCGGAGACCAGTTCCTCCAACACCTCGGCCGCTTGCTCGCGAAGCGATTGCTCCGTTCGTTCTCTATCCATTATCGTATCCACCCTTCATAGACAAGCTTGTCTATATTATACCTAATAATTACGAGGGATAGTGACGGCGGCGGTGAAGCGAATTGTCTGAAATGACGAAAAAGAGCATGACGCAGCAGATGCGTCGTGCTCTTTGCCCAGGCGACCGGCCGTATATTCCGATGCTCCATTGTGGTTTGATCCACTATCGTCGCCAGTTACATCGGATCCATTTCCATTCCACTTAAGAATAAAACATGCGAGTCACAATTGCAACCCGCTTTTTGCCTTTTCATTAACGTAATCGCTCTTTCTCGAGCTTCGCAATGAGCTTCTCCAAGGCGGCACTGATTTCCTGGGCCGTAAGGTTATAATCCTCACGGCTGCCTCCGAATGGATCAGAAATGTCGTACCGCGGCATCCGCTGCAGCAGCTCGCGAATCCGCTGTTCCTTAGCCTCTTCCAAAGCTTGGCCCAGCGCGCGGCTCAGTTCAAGATCAGCGATCAACTGGCTAAGCTCGGCCTGCTCAGCCAGAACAACCTCATCATCCTCGACATATTCCTTCAACATATAAATTTTATCCGCCTTCTCTGGGAAAGCGGCTATCGCCTGCTGCTTATGCCCCCCA
This window harbors:
- the atpF gene encoding F0F1 ATP synthase subunit B; translated protein: MTVLWENIVITIIAFGILYWLLSKYAFSKLFAVMEQRRELVLGQLEEAKQTKEQANVYVEEQKAALNQARQEAYEIIEQAKQSSSKQARDLLEQAKQDTTRMKNEAIRDIENERNKAVESLRGEIGTFSVNIASKLIEREVENNPEEQEKLVNQYLKEVGSKS
- the atpE gene encoding F0F1 ATP synthase subunit C translates to MEFLAAAIAVGLGALGAGLGNGMIVSRTVESIARQPEARGPLQTTMFIGVGIVEVVPLAATVIAFLIMFS
- the atpB gene encoding F0F1 ATP synthase subunit A, translating into MHSAPVINLGGFNLDLSAIFMLLVSSLIVFVLCRLAVSNLSVENPSKMQNFMEWVVEFVQGIVGSAMDLKKGKPYISLGLTLILFIFVSNLLGLPFSIITETHKEETFLGFIIEATRGLSDGNHVELLWWKSPTADVSVTAGLAIIVFILMNYLGLKLNRKHYLKHYIEPYPFFLPLNIIENLAKPVALAIRLFANIFAGEVLITVILKMGFLGIPFLAVWQGFSIFVGALQAFIFTILTMVYIAQTTIHEEDH
- a CDS encoding ATP synthase subunit I — translated: MDDLGSIVTAVSRLTFLLLSAVLFGWAFAPEYRPFLAGLFLGLAVGLLYVRYLSIKVRQLAELAVSQEQRKFNFGFITRICLVFITVMVAAKFEQISLISAIIGLFVPQLLTIPASIVIGLRNKS
- the wecB gene encoding UDP-N-acetylglucosamine 2-epimerase (non-hydrolyzing), with translation MSKIKVMTIFGVRPEAIKMAPLILELQKHQDHIESVVCVTAQHREMLDQVLEVFKIVPDYDLDVMKPNQTLNEITIRVLGGLESVLREAKPDIVLVHGDTLTTFLASYAAFLQGIKIGHVEAGLRTWNKWSPYPEEMNRQLTGVLADLHFAPTEWSANNLRKENKPESSIYITGNTITDVFQYTVQPNYWNSALDFAAGKRLILMTAHRRESQGEPHMNIFRAVKRIADEFEDVAIVYPVHPSPPVREPAHATLGGHPRIKLIEPLDVVDFHNIYPHTHLIVTDSGGMQEEAPSFGVPVLVLRDTTERPEGIEAGTLELVGTDEEMVYERIKALLTNGSLYESMSRAANPYGDGKASERIVNAIYHHFGAIDHRPEDFHRKFTNSNDQ
- the upp gene encoding uracil phosphoribosyltransferase: MGKLVVCDHPLIQHKLTFIRDMQTNTKDFRELVDEVATLMAYEITREVPLESIKVQTPVCEAEAKVISGRMLGLIPILRAGLGMLDGVLKLLPAAKVGHVGLFRDPQTLQPVEYYVKLPTDVQERELIVIDPMLATGGSAIAAIDVLKKRGCTQIKMMNLIAAPEGVQAVQEAHPDVDIYVAALDERLDEQGYIVPGLGDAGDRLYGTK
- a CDS encoding TIGR01440 family protein is translated as MDRERTEQSLREQAAEVLEELVSAASLGSGHLVVIGASTSEVAGQRIGTAGAENIAAELYAGFAEVQSKHGFEIAFQCCEHLNRALVMERSVLERLGLTEVAAVPVPKAGGSMAAAAYRQLKQPCLAESVQAHAGLDVGETLIGMHLKRVAVPYRPARRYIGEARVTAAWTRPKLIGGERAVYQLPEVQDSHLCD
- a CDS encoding low molecular weight protein arginine phosphatase, which codes for MRILFVCTGNTCRSPIAEGIFRKLARERGIDAEVASAGVAAVAGLPISRHAEGVLKDQGIHDQITSTPLHAELIEWADLILTLTGGHKQQAIAAFPEKADKIYMLKEYVEDDEVVLAEQAELSQLIADLELSRALGQALEEAKEQRIRELLQRMPRYDISDPFGGSREDYNLTAQEISAALEKLIAKLEKERLR